The Burkholderia sp. PAMC 26561 genome includes the window GCCGGTTCAATAACTGCGCGACTTCGGAAGGGCTTGAACCATCGCTGCTGAGAACGAGCATGCGCGTGCCGGAATGAAGGCGAACGCCAAGCGCTGCGATCGGACGCCCGACGAGCGAGACCACGGCCACATCCTGCATCGCCCAACGCAAACGCGCTGCAGCAAGCGACACCGATGACGGCGCAGGCAATACGGTGAACTCACCGGGCTCCAGTTCGCGCGCGAACGTGGCGCCGACGCCGAACATCATCGGGTCGCCGCTTGCGAGCACGCAGACTCGCTTGCCGCGATAGTCGAACACCGGCGTTATCGAAAACGGCGTGGGCCACGCGCGGCGCTCAGCGGAAATCTGCTCCGGCAACAGGTCGAGATGGCGCTTGCCACCGAAGATGATGTCGGCGGCAAGCAACGCTTCGTGCGACGTCCGGCTGAGCCCATACCAGCCGTCCTCGCCGATTCCCACTACCGTCAACCACGTTGCCATCCGCCGATCCTCGCATGATTCATTTGCAGGTTACGCTGCCCGGCCGCTTGCCGAGCCATGCGGCGATTGGTTTTGTCGGCTGCAAAAACGGGCATAATATCGCGTTTAGTCGGTGCCCTCACGGGCCTAACAGGGAACACAGCGAAACTGTGGCTGCCCCCGCAATTGTACGCAGCGAGTCCGCGCTCCACTGCCACTGGTTTCGACTGGGAAGGCCGGCGCGGGCGGCGACCTGCCAGCCAAGAGACCTGCCGACCGGAATTCTTCGTGCAAGCCAACATCGGGCGGGGTGTACCGATGCCGCGATCCTGCCTGTTTTCATGTGCTGCTGACAAGGCAAAGGTCGAGGCGCCGCGCGAGACCGGACGGGTCACGCTTTGAACGCATCGCAAACACTCACTACTGAACGCGGGTCGGTACCGGCATCGAGGCCATCGGCATGTCCCGGCCTGATGCGGATCGTGCCTGCGCGCGACGGCGGCCTGTGCCGCATTCGCCTGACCGGCGGCGAGATGAGCGCGGCGCAGGCGCGTGTGGTGGCGGATGTGGCGATGACGTGTGGATCGGGTGTCATCGATGCAACGAATCGCTCGAACTTGCAGATTCGAGGCGTGCGGCCGGACGCTGAAGATGCGTTGATTTCCCGTTTGATCGAAGCAGGCCTGGGTCCGGCCACACCGGATGCGGACGATCTGCGCAACCTCTTGCTCAGCCCGCTCGCCGGTCTCGATCCGCATGCCATTGTGGACGTCACGCCGATCGCTCGCGTGTTGCTCGAACAAATGCAGCACGATGCGCGTCTGCGCGAGTTATCGCCGAAATTTGCAATCATGCTCGACGGCGGCGAGCGTCTTGCCATGCTCGATCATCCTCACGATGTCTGGTTTTCGGCGCTATCGGCGGATCGGTTCGCATTCGGACTTGGCGGTTGTCCACCGACTTGCGCGGAGCATTTGCCTGCGGCCGCGTCGGTCGAGTCCGTGCACGTCCCCGACTTGATGAACGCGGTGTTGCATACATTCCTCGATCTTGCGCTGCCGGAGCAGACGAGGATGCGGGACTTGCTGCAGACGTATTCAGCCGAAGCGGTTCTTGACCGCGTGCAGCAGAAACTCGATTTCCAGCTCAAGCAAGACACAAAAGATTGGCGTCGCCCTTCGTCCAATGCACAACTGCGTTTCGGCGTGCATCCGCAACGCAACGAAGGCGCGGTGTGCATCGGTACGCAGACACCGCTGGGCCGTCTGGATGCAACCACGCTCCGGGCGCTCGCCGACATCGCGCCGCGCATGCGCATGACGCCGTGGCAAAGCGTGATGTTGCTTGACGTACCTGTGGCAGACGCCGCGTCAACCATCGACCGGCTCAAGGCGCTCGACCTCGCAACCACGCCGAACGAGCCCTTCGCGCGCCTCATCGCATGCACGGGTTCGCAAGGCTGCGCCAAAGGTTTCTCCGATACCAAGGCGGACGCGCATCAACTTGCGTCCTTGATGCCCGAAACAGGCAACGTCCACTTGAGCGGATGCGCGCGTTCCTGCGCGGCGGCTCATCACGTCGACACAACCCTGCTCGCCGTCGCGCCCGGCCGCTACGATGTATACACGCAAGCGTCTGAACCGGTCGCCCGGCGCATAACCATTGAAGAGGCGGCCCGCTGGCTCGCCCGGAGCACCACCGATGCTTGATTACATCCGCGACGGGCAGGCGATTTATCGTGCGTCGTTCGCGACCATTCGCGCCGAAACGAACCTCGACGCGATTCCCCCCGACCTCGAAAAACTGGCTGTGCGCGTGATCCACGCATGCGGCATGACGGACGTGATCGATGACCTCGTGTTCTCGAATGACGCCGGAACAGCGGGCCGCGAAGCGCTCAAGCAAGGCGCGTCCATTCTCTGCGATGCCCGCATGGTCGCCGAAGGCATCACGCGCGCGCGCCTGCCGGCTGAGAACCGCGTGATCTGCACGCTCAACGACGCATCCGTGCCCGAACGCGCGCGCGAACTCGGCAATACGCGCTCGGCGGCCGCGCTCGAATTGTGGCGTCCGGATCTTGAAGGCAGCGTGGTTGTGATCGGCAATGCGCCGACCGCGCTGTTCCATCTGCTCGACATGCTCGACGCCGGCGCACCAAAGCCCGCGTTGATCCTCGGCTTTCCGGTGGGGTTCATCGGCGCGGCGGAATCGAAGGCGATGCTTGCCGCCGACAGCCGCGGCGTCCCGTTCGTCGCGTTGCGCGGCAAGCGCGGCGGCAGCGCGATGGCGGCGGCCGCAGTGAACGCGCTGGCTTCGGAGACTGAATAGATGAGCGGACGTCTCTATGGTCTGGGCGTCGGTCCGGGCGATCCCGAACTGATCACGGTGAAGGCGCTGCGTTTGCTGACATCCGCGCCGGTGGTCGCGTACTTCGTGGCGAAAGGCAAGAAGGGCAACGCGTTCGGGATCATCGAAGGGCATTTGAAGGACACGCAGACGCGCATGCCGCTCGTGTATCCCGTGACGACCGAAGCGCTCGAACCGCCGCTTTGCTATGAAACGATCATCGGCGATTTCTACGATGAATCCGCCATCCGCATTGCCGATCATCTCGAAGCCGGCCGCGATGTCGCCGTGATCTGCGAAGGCGATCCGTTTTTCTATGGCTCGTACATGTACCTGCACGACCGGCTCGCCGAGCGCTTCGAAGCTGAAGTCGTACCCGGCGTATGTTCGATGCTCGGCGGCGTCGCCGTGCTCGGCGTGCCGCTCGTGTACCGGAACCAGAGTTTGTCGGTGTTATCGGGCGTGCTGCCGGAAGCGGATCTTCGTGACAGGCTTGCCGCCACCGACGCCGCCGTGATCATGAAACTTGGCCGCAACTTCGACAAGGTCCGGCGCGTGTTGAAAGACCTCGGACTCGATAAACGCGCGCTCTATGTCGAACGCGCGACCATGGCGAACCAGCGCATCGTGCCGCTGGAGGATGTCGATCCTATGGCGTCGCCCTACTTCTCGCTGCTGGTCGTGCCGGGGGAAAAATGGCGGGGTTGATCGACGCAAAATCGCCTGCAATCGTGGTGCTCGGTACGGGCGCATTGCAGACTGCGCAGCGAATCCAGGCACGTTATCCCGGCGCGTTGATTCACGGCCTCGCGAACCGCGTGCAAGCCGATGTCGCGTTCACTGAATTGAGCGCTCATCTGCGCGAGCTCTATTCGAGCAACACGCCGATCGTCGCGTTGTGCGCGGCGGGAATCGTGATCCGTTGCGTGGCTCCCCTTCTAGCCGATAAAACCGTCGAACCGCCCGTGCTTGCCGTCGCCGAAGATGGCAGCGTGGTCGTGCCGCTGCTCGGCGGCCTTGGCGGCGTCAACGTCATGGCGCGCGAAATCGCGGCGGTCCTGCAGGTCGCGCCCGCGATCACGACGAGCGGCGAATTGCGTTTCGGCACATGCCTGCTGAATCCTCCGGCGGGGTATGTGCTTGCGGATATCGAACATGGAAAGCGCTTCGTGTCCGATCTTCTGGCGGGAAGCACTACGCGTATTGAAGGCAACGCACCGTGGCTGGATCAGGTCGAATTGCCCCGTGCCTCCGATGCAAACCGCGCAATCCGGATCTCGCCGCATGTTAGTGAAAACGCCGGCGAACTCATGATTCACCCGCGCTCGGTCGTCATTTGCGTGAACGCGGTGCGTTCGGATGATCCGATCGCCGAACGCATCCGCCGTGCGTTGCTTGAGACAAAGATCTCGCCGCTGTCGGTCGCCGCCATGCTTGCGCCCGTGTCCATGATGACGTCGGCGCGCCTGATCGAAGCTGCGCATGTCCTCGATGTACCCCTGAGATTCGGCGCCCTGCCGGAAGGGTTCGAAACGCTGAGACCGCATGATCAAGACCTCGCGATATCGATTGCATCGCATCCGGTTGATGTCACGAACCTCGGACAAGCACGCGGCACGCTGACCGTGATCGGCCTGGGTCCCGGCAGCGCGGACTTGATGGTACCGGCGGCCAAATACGTGTTGTCCCTCGCCGACGATATTCTTGGCTACGAAACCTACGTGCGCATGGCCGGTCCATTCAAGCCGAATCAAATCCTCCATTGCACCGATAACCGCGAAGAAATGCAGCGCGCGCGTCATGCGTTGGAACTGGCGAGCACGGGGCGCAGGGTCGTGGTTGTGTCGTCAGGAGATCCGGGCGTGTTCGCCATGGCCGCCGCAGTGCTCGAAGCACTTGACGCAGGACAATCCAACGAGGCGTGGTCTTCCGTAGACCTGAACATCCTGCCCGGTGTGTCGGCTGCGCTGGCGACTGCCGCGCGTGCCGGCGCGCCGCTCGGTCACGACTTCTGCATGCTCTCGCTTTCCGATAACCTGAAACCATGGGCCGTCATCGAGATGCGTCTGCGACATGCCGCTCAAGCCGATCTCGTGATGGCGTTCTACAACCCGGTCTCGCGTGCAAGGCCTTGGCAGTTGGATCGTGCGCTTGAGATCGTGCGTGAGTATCGCGATGGAACGACCACGGTCGTGCTGGGAAGGAACATCGGCAGGCCGGGTGAAACGTTGATCACGACCACGCTCGCAAACCTGCGTTCCGATCAGGTCGATATGCGAACCATGGTGATCGTCGGATCATCGACGACGCGAAGCTTTGCGCGCGGCGATGGCAGTGGCGAGTGGGCGTACACGCCCCGCTGGTACGAATGAGCGGCTGATGAGCCACTAAGCCGCTGTCATGTCAGCGGCCGTGCGGTAATCCGCATGCCACGACTTGGCGAGTTTCGCGCATCGGCCAAGACTCACGGCCGCGCTTTCAAAATCGACGACAACGATCTGATCCGCCGAATCGGGACGCGCCGGCGTTTCGGCGCTTCGCCCATCGGTGAGCAACCAGAGAATGCGACGCTGCGAAGGCTTGCGACGCGCAGCGCGCAGCAACACGTTGGCGCCCGTGCGCACGCCCAACGCGAGCGGCGTACCGCCTCCGCCACCGATCGGCGCAAGCCATCGGTCGTTCCACCAGTGCGCGGCGCCTGGCTCGCGGCGCACCTCGGCCGTCGCGCCGCCAAAACACACGAGCGCCACCTCCGCACGCTCCCGGTATGCGCGATCGAACAACGCAACAACCAGCCCCTTCGCGAGCGCGAGCCGCTTGCCGCCAAGCATCGAACCTGAACAATCGAGCACGAAACAATGCAGCGCGCTCGCCTCGCCTTCCTCGCAATGAAACCGCAGATGCGCCGCGTCGAGCATCTGATTGCGTTTCGCGAGCAGCGTTTGCATCCAGTCGATGCGCCCGCTCTTCTCGCCTTCGCGTGAACGCGCTTTGCCGGGAGCGAAAGCATCGAGCCATCGAAGGCGGCCGGGGTCGGCGCGTGTTTCCGGCCTTCGATGGCTCAGGATTTTTTTGACGTGAGCGGCCTCACGTTTTTTACGGCGGTTATATCGACGGGCTCGGGCGGCATGTAGCCGAAGTTGGCTTCATCGGTGTCTTGCGATTGGGGTTGCTGCTTTTCCTGTTCGCGTTTGCCTGCAGGTTCGTTGCCGACTTTCCGCCGATGCAAAAGCACCGCCTCCGCAATGCGTTCGACATGATCTACCCGGACCGCATCGGCCTCTTCCAATGCAGCCAGCGCACGCGCCGCACGCAGCATGACCAGATCGGCGCGCAAGCCGTCGACGTTTGCCTCGATGCAAAGCTCGCTCACACGCGCATGAACGGAGTCATCGAATTCGAGGGCGGGAAGAGCTGAACGTGCACGTAGAAGCTTATGCGACAACGCATCTTGTTGCGGCGCTAACCGCAAACGGAACCCTTCAGGGTTTGCGTCGAATGCAAGCCGCGCCTTGACGATCTCGCGACGTACGTTGGCATCAAAGCAATTCTGCAACTCCACCGCAAGCCCAAACCGATCGAGCAACTGCGGCCTGAGTTCGCCTTCCTCGGGGTTCATCGTGCCAATCAACACAAACCGCGCGTCATGCCGATGCGAGATGCCATCGCGCTCGATCAAGTTCACGCCGCTTGCAGCGACATCGAGCAATTGATCCACGAGCTGATTCGGCAGCAGATTGACTTCATCCACATACAACACGCCTTCATGCGCCTTCGAAAGCAAGCCCGGCGAAAAACGCACGCCGCCGTCGCGTAACGCCGTTTCAAGATCGAGCGATCCGATCAGTTGCTCTTCACTCGCGCCCAACGGCAGGGTGACGAAGCGGCCTTCGGGAAGCAGCTCGGCCAGTGCGCGCGCTGTGGTGGACTTCGCCGTGCCGCGCGGGCCGCTCACCAGCACGCCACCCAGCGCAGGGTCGACCGCAGCGAGCAAAAGTGCTTGTTGCAAGGGCTCCTGCGCGACCAATGCGGTGAAAGGAAAGAGAATATCGTTCACGTTCGTTGCCCTTCGAGTTGCTGTTCGGCATCCAGCAGATGGCGTTCGATCTGCGTCTGGTAGTCGCCCGGGCTTTGCCATAAACCGCGTTGCATGGCTTCCGTCAAACGCTCGCAGATGGAATGCAGCGCATGCGGATTGTGCTGCTGCATGAACTCGCGGGTATTGGCGTCGTTCACGTAAGCATCGGCGACGAGCCCGTATTGATGATCCGACACCACGCGTGCGGTGGCGTCATAGCCAAAGAGATAATCCACCGTGGCCGCGAGTTCCGATGCGCCCTTGTAGCCGTGCCGCTTCACGCCATCGATCCATTTTGGATTGACCACGCGCGAGCGGATCACGCGCGATATCTCTTCCTGCAAGGTGCGTATGCGCGGCGATGCGGGGTTGCTGTGATCGGCGTTGTACGCCTGCGGCTGCGCGCCCGACAGATGCCGCACCGCCGCGACCATGCCGCCCTGGAATTGATGATAATCGTTGGAATCGAGCAAGTCGTGTTCGCGGTTGTCCTGGTTCTGCACCACCACGTCAATAGTCGATAACCTCGCGCCAAATGAATCGCGTGCATGGACGCCATCGCCCTTTTGCGAGTACGCGTAACCGCCCGAGTCCTGGAATCCACGCGCAAGATCAGCATCGCTCTGCCATTGCTTTGCGTCGATCATCTCCTGCAAACCCGCACCGTACGCACCCGGTTTCGTGCTGAACACGCGCCAGCCCGCGCGCAGACGCGCTTCTTTTTCGTCCAGTCCGCGAGCGACGTGTTCATCACGTTCGCGCATGATGCGTGCGCGGATCGGATTGATGTCTTCGTCTTCATCGTCGAGTTCGGCGACGGCCTGAACGGCTGCGTCGAAGAGATGCATCAGGTTCGCGAAGGCATCGCGGAAGAAACCCGAAACGCGCAGCGTGACATCGATACGCGGCCGGTTGAAGATCGTGATAGGCAAGACCTCGAAGTCCGTCACACGATTGCTGCCCGCGGCCCACTTCGGACGCACGCCGATCAGCGCCATGGCTTGCGCAATATCGTCGCCGCCCGTGCGCATCGTGGCCGTTCCCCACACCGACAAACCAATCGCACGCGGGTAATCGCCGTGCTCTTGAAGATGTCGTTCGATCAGCAAGTTCGCGGACTTCAGGCCGAGCGTCCAGGCTGCGCGCGTGGGGACAGCGCGGGTGTCGACGGAATAGAAGTTGCGTCCGGTGGGGAGAACATCGGGTCGTCCGCGTGAAGGTGAACCACTCGGACCTGGCGGCACAAAGCGTCCGTCGAGGCCGCGCTGGAGTTGCAGCAGCTCTTGCGGACCGCATGCATCAAGGCGAGATAAAAGATCGCCGTTCAAACGCCTGAGCACCTGCGATGTGTTGGGGCCGACCGTATTCGCGGGACCGTCCAGCAGCGACGTTGCAAGCAACTCAAGACGCTCGCGCGTATCGCCATGATGACGCCAGGGGGCATCGATCATTTGCATCAGTCGAGCAGGACGCGGCCCCGTCCATGCCGCAGTCCAGTCGGAGTCCAAAGGATCGAACGTGTCGCCGAGTTGCAGGTCACGAGCCAGCGCCGTGAGCACGCTCGCATTAGCGCCGAGTCCGTCGCCTGTCGGATAACGGCCCAATGCGAGCAAGGTATCGCGGCGTTGAACGCCTTGCGGCGAAGCACCGAACACGTGCAGTCCATCGCGGATTTGCGCTTCCTTCAGCTCGCACAAATAGGCATCGGCACGATTGAGCAACGCGTCTTCGGTATTGGAGTCGCGCGGTTTCTCGAGTCCCAGTTCTTCATGCAGCCGATGCTCCACGATGCTCGCCAGAATCGTCTTTCGCAAGAGCTTCGCGCGGCGTGGATCGACCATCAGCGCTTCATAATATTCATCGACCTGACGTTCGAGGTCTTGCAACGGCCCATAGTTTTCAGCGCGCGTAAGCGGCGGCATCAGATGATCGATGATCACCGCCTGCGCGCGCCGCTTCGCCTGACTGCCCTCACCCGGATCGTTGACGATGAACGGATATAAATGCGGCATGGCGCAGAGCGTCAGGTCGGGCCAGCACGACGCGCTCAACGCCACGCTTTTCCCCGGCAGCCATTCAAGATTGCCATGCTTGCCGACGTGTACGATTGCATCGATGTTGAAGCGCAAACGCAGCCAGAAGTAGAACGCGAGATACGAATGCGGCGGCACGAGTTCGGCGTCGTGATAACTCGCGTAATCGCCGCGTTCTCGCGAGCGCGCCGGTTGAATGCCGACGAACACATGCCCGCACCGCCAGCCCGCGATCATGAAGCGGCCGCGCCGCACAGTCGGATCAGCTTCGGGCGGACCCCAGCGGGCGTTCAGGTCTTGCTGAACGTCGGAGGGGAGCTTGCGGAATGCATCGAGATAATCATCGAGCGCGAGACTCTGCAGCGCAGGACGCATATCGCGCACGACGGGATCGTTGGTCACGCCCGCTGTCAGCGCCTGCATCAGCGCGTCGGCATTAACGGGAATATCCTGCGTGGTATATCCCTCGCGTGCGAGCATCGAAAGAATATTCACGACCGATGCCGGCGTATCGAGACCCACGCCGTTACCAATGCGCCCTTCGCTCAGCGGATAATTTGCGAGCACGAGCGC containing:
- a CDS encoding vWA domain-containing protein, with amino-acid sequence MQTLLAKRNQMLDAAHLRFHCEEGEASALHCFVLDCSGSMLGGKRLALAKGLVVALFDRAYRERAEVALVCFGGATAEVRREPGAAHWWNDRWLAPIGGGGGTPLALGVRTGANVLLRAARRKPSQRRILWLLTDGRSAETPARPDSADQIVVVDFESAAVSLGRCAKLAKSWHADYRTAADMTAA
- a CDS encoding precorrin-8X methylmutase — protein: MLDYIRDGQAIYRASFATIRAETNLDAIPPDLEKLAVRVIHACGMTDVIDDLVFSNDAGTAGREALKQGASILCDARMVAEGITRARLPAENRVICTLNDASVPERARELGNTRSAAALELWRPDLEGSVVVIGNAPTALFHLLDMLDAGAPKPALILGFPVGFIGAAESKAMLAADSRGVPFVALRGKRGGSAMAAAAVNALASETE
- the cobN gene encoding cobaltochelatase subunit CobN, which translates into the protein MHLLRTTPGGFVDDAAGVMRIDQTPAPIVVLSSADTTLSLLAGVVPNLEAGFPAVRLANQAFLRQPASVDFYVDDVLRHARVIVIDHLGGEAYWPYGIESITTLARKNGQMLVMFSGDLQEDPNLVAKSTAEPALCDQLWRYLREGGAQNAEAFLRCIAYRALGYGREADLPTQLPAVAIYHPARQIATIDDWKDRWTQGAPVVAVLFYRAHLQSGNTDVFDALIDALEAQGLNPLPIAMASLKDPLSREVVQTLCADNNALLVLNTTSFAAGVIDDPAPFELAGDAPVLQVILSGGNREDWVKDNHGLTSRDIAMHVALPEVDGRIITRAISFKGLAYRCKLTQVDVVRYQPDLERVRFVAELSRRWCRLRQLPNAGKRIALVLANYPLSEGRIGNGVGLDTPASVVNILSMLAREGYTTQDIPVNADALMQALTAGVTNDPVVRDMRPALQSLALDDYLDAFRKLPSDVQQDLNARWGPPEADPTVRRGRFMIAGWRCGHVFVGIQPARSRERGDYASYHDAELVPPHSYLAFYFWLRLRFNIDAIVHVGKHGNLEWLPGKSVALSASCWPDLTLCAMPHLYPFIVNDPGEGSQAKRRAQAVIIDHLMPPLTRAENYGPLQDLERQVDEYYEALMVDPRRAKLLRKTILASIVEHRLHEELGLEKPRDSNTEDALLNRADAYLCELKEAQIRDGLHVFGASPQGVQRRDTLLALGRYPTGDGLGANASVLTALARDLQLGDTFDPLDSDWTAAWTGPRPARLMQMIDAPWRHHGDTRERLELLATSLLDGPANTVGPNTSQVLRRLNGDLLSRLDACGPQELLQLQRGLDGRFVPPGPSGSPSRGRPDVLPTGRNFYSVDTRAVPTRAAWTLGLKSANLLIERHLQEHGDYPRAIGLSVWGTATMRTGGDDIAQAMALIGVRPKWAAGSNRVTDFEVLPITIFNRPRIDVTLRVSGFFRDAFANLMHLFDAAVQAVAELDDEDEDINPIRARIMRERDEHVARGLDEKEARLRAGWRVFSTKPGAYGAGLQEMIDAKQWQSDADLARGFQDSGGYAYSQKGDGVHARDSFGARLSTIDVVVQNQDNREHDLLDSNDYHQFQGGMVAAVRHLSGAQPQAYNADHSNPASPRIRTLQEEISRVIRSRVVNPKWIDGVKRHGYKGASELAATVDYLFGYDATARVVSDHQYGLVADAYVNDANTREFMQQHNPHALHSICERLTEAMQRGLWQSPGDYQTQIERHLLDAEQQLEGQRT
- a CDS encoding precorrin-2 C(20)-methyltransferase; translation: MSGRLYGLGVGPGDPELITVKALRLLTSAPVVAYFVAKGKKGNAFGIIEGHLKDTQTRMPLVYPVTTEALEPPLCYETIIGDFYDESAIRIADHLEAGRDVAVICEGDPFFYGSYMYLHDRLAERFEAEVVPGVCSMLGGVAVLGVPLVYRNQSLSVLSGVLPEADLRDRLAATDAAVIMKLGRNFDKVRRVLKDLGLDKRALYVERATMANQRIVPLEDVDPMASPYFSLLVVPGEKWRG
- a CDS encoding ATP-binding protein — translated: MNDILFPFTALVAQEPLQQALLLAAVDPALGGVLVSGPRGTAKSTTARALAELLPEGRFVTLPLGASEEQLIGSLDLETALRDGGVRFSPGLLSKAHEGVLYVDEVNLLPNQLVDQLLDVAASGVNLIERDGISHRHDARFVLIGTMNPEEGELRPQLLDRFGLAVELQNCFDANVRREIVKARLAFDANPEGFRLRLAPQQDALSHKLLRARSALPALEFDDSVHARVSELCIEANVDGLRADLVMLRAARALAALEEADAVRVDHVERIAEAVLLHRRKVGNEPAGKREQEKQQPQSQDTDEANFGYMPPEPVDITAVKNVRPLTSKKS
- the cobJ gene encoding precorrin-3B C(17)-methyltransferase; amino-acid sequence: MAGLIDAKSPAIVVLGTGALQTAQRIQARYPGALIHGLANRVQADVAFTELSAHLRELYSSNTPIVALCAAGIVIRCVAPLLADKTVEPPVLAVAEDGSVVVPLLGGLGGVNVMAREIAAVLQVAPAITTSGELRFGTCLLNPPAGYVLADIEHGKRFVSDLLAGSTTRIEGNAPWLDQVELPRASDANRAIRISPHVSENAGELMIHPRSVVICVNAVRSDDPIAERIRRALLETKISPLSVAAMLAPVSMMTSARLIEAAHVLDVPLRFGALPEGFETLRPHDQDLAISIASHPVDVTNLGQARGTLTVIGLGPGSADLMVPAAKYVLSLADDILGYETYVRMAGPFKPNQILHCTDNREEMQRARHALELASTGRRVVVVSSGDPGVFAMAAAVLEALDAGQSNEAWSSVDLNILPGVSAALATAARAGAPLGHDFCMLSLSDNLKPWAVIEMRLRHAAQADLVMAFYNPVSRARPWQLDRALEIVREYRDGTTTVVLGRNIGRPGETLITTTLANLRSDQVDMRTMVIVGSSTTRSFARGDGSGEWAYTPRWYE
- the cobG gene encoding precorrin-3B synthase, which translates into the protein MNASQTLTTERGSVPASRPSACPGLMRIVPARDGGLCRIRLTGGEMSAAQARVVADVAMTCGSGVIDATNRSNLQIRGVRPDAEDALISRLIEAGLGPATPDADDLRNLLLSPLAGLDPHAIVDVTPIARVLLEQMQHDARLRELSPKFAIMLDGGERLAMLDHPHDVWFSALSADRFAFGLGGCPPTCAEHLPAAASVESVHVPDLMNAVLHTFLDLALPEQTRMRDLLQTYSAEAVLDRVQQKLDFQLKQDTKDWRRPSSNAQLRFGVHPQRNEGAVCIGTQTPLGRLDATTLRALADIAPRMRMTPWQSVMLLDVPVADAASTIDRLKALDLATTPNEPFARLIACTGSQGCAKGFSDTKADAHQLASLMPETGNVHLSGCARSCAAAHHVDTTLLAVAPGRYDVYTQASEPVARRITIEEAARWLARSTTDA